Genomic segment of Streptomyces alboniger:
TGGCGGCGGGCAGCCCCGGGCTCGTACCGCGGGCACCGGACCCGGACGCGCTGACGGACTACGCCCTCGGCTTCCTCGACGCGCTGGCCGAGTCGGACTGGCGCGAGCCGGTCGGGCACGACTACGCGGTGTGCCGCCTCACCGCCATTTCCTGGCTGGTGAGACGGCACGATCTGCTCTGAGGGATCAGAAGGGGT
This window contains:
- a CDS encoding DUF6401 family natural product biosynthesis protein, with the translated sequence MSPLARITASYTPRFAEFAFEAAFTAAVDQHVAHLRDRLAAGSPGLVPRAPDPDALTDYALGFLDALAESDWREPVGHDYAVCRLTAISWLVRRHDLL